Below is a window of Phocoena sinus isolate mPhoSin1 chromosome 2, mPhoSin1.pri, whole genome shotgun sequence DNA.
TCAGACACTTCCTGTAGGAGTAACACCTGAACAGTCTAAGTGCTTGGGTAGCAACCTGACCCACATTTTCTaggctgagggaacagcatgCCCAAAACTTAACAGGAAGAGAGGGCTTGTGAGGCTGGAGCACTGGTGCTGTGGGATGGTGAGCAAGGTGGCTGGAGGGGTGTAAGCAAGGTCCACATGGTGATGGTCTGAACTGCTATGTGGCACCTCAGCATAGTCACCGGGTATTTTATAAGGTGGATCACTCCCATAGGGACTCACTTCATCCCATTCACATTGGCTTTTACATGGTTTAGCCCCAGAAGTTAAATTCTCTATGATGGGTCAGCAGGCTCCAAAGAGCTGCGTACTGAAGATACcgtccctcctcctcctgcttttcCCCAGCCTCCAGGGGATGGGCAGGCAGGGATGATTTTCATGGTCTGTGTTCCCTGCTGCATAGAACTAGCTGGAAATGAAGATTCCTCTACATGAAGTAGTGGAATGGTGGGATTGGTGCCCATGGGTGTGATAGACCAGAACACAGGGCAtacccacccccttcccagcaTGTCCTTTGGGCTGTGCTATGTTGTAGCCAGACATCACGTGACAGCACCTGTGTGTGAGAGGACAGCACTATGGCTCATGCCTAGATACTAGCCAGATGTTGACATGAGCCTGCTCTTTGTCTCCTCACTGACTGGCAGAAGACAAGGGGAAAAGGACAATGAGAAGAAGTTTATAGAACCTGTGGGTTCCCTTTACAGCCTTGACCTCAAAGAGTATCTGATGGGTATGTTTTCAcacgtttttttgtttgtttgttttcccaacGAGACTTGGGAATTCTGTTTCACAGcacattttgctcatttttatttttcaagccaGATTTAGCAATTACATTTCACAGTACATCAGAGATGTAAGCAGCCCTATTGAACTGCACGCAATCAGCCAGCTCTCTCAGGTTCAAATAATGCAGCTCTCCTTAGAATTCTGTTAGTCCCAGTGGATAGGAAGGGGAGTCTTTTTCTTATTCCTGCATTGTTACTTGAATAAAAATGACACATCCCAAGGTTTGATTCTGGCATCAGTTTGAAAGCTGACCTAACAACAACTTTTGTGAAATACTTGATAGGTTTTATCTTTCTAGAGTTAACTGACCAAATGGGGTTCCTGAAAGCTTGAAATCGGCATCTCTTTCTTTCATATTGTCCATTCAGCACTTTAGGaatagaaaaaggaagggaagtaCCAGGAGAGACAAGATGAAGTCCCTCACTTTAAATACCCGACACAGCTTTATTACTTCCCATGGTTGTCTCCATAATAACCCTCAGAGACCAGAAGCTTTTAGGGATTCACATTGTGTCATACATCATCCCAAAGGCCATTTTGGTCTCCCAGATGATTGCAGAAAAATGAGTGTATTGATCACTCTCTTCCCTATTTTCAAATCCGTGTAGATGAAAAcgagaaaatgcatttttctagTTAGGAGTAGATTTATGGTGATATCTCTCTTCCACCAAAGGAAGGGTAATAGTACAAAGACCAGGGATCACGTGGTTAGAGATGGTTATATGACTCCTCAATGGCTCTCAGAGGGTTTATGGTGGCCAGCTTCCCAGACTGTTGCATATCTCAGTCCACATCTGGTGGTAAGACGTTTATTGAGAGTCTGGATTTCGTATTTATAAAGCTTCCATTACCTGTTTTTAACTAGGTGTTAACTTGATAAAGAACTTCAGTGATAGTTAGGAttatctttttctcacttttatgaACTGCTGAAAATGTTTGCAAGAGTCAAAACGTGGAAGatgtgttctttccttcctttctttcctctttaaattaTGGGGCCATGTTTTTGGGATAGcgtcttttgtatttttttttcaattgtaatgaaatattttaacattttaaaatctgctaGCAGAAAGAGCAAAGGGCTAGCAATGAGATAACAGACCAACACTTCCTTGCTGtacaaattaaatccaaattccagctctgtctgaaacaatttctttttaaaacatacaatttAAGCTCTTTGACACTGGTTCTTTATTTGAAAAGTGAGGATAATAAGTCTGCTGTACCTGCCTCACACAATTGAGGATCCAGTGGGATGATTTATGTGAATGCCTCTTGTAAAATGTTGGTTATATTATGGTCTCAACAACCCAGCTGAGTATTACCTATAAATTACTCCCTTTAGGTTCATTCCTGCGATAGGATAGTCACATCCTAATTCTGTCTGATCACATATATTCCCCTGTTGGTCAATATGTCTAACAAATTGCTTGTCTCTCCACTATCTCCATTCATATATTGAATTCTTGTCTGAAGGCTGTGAAATACCAGTTACTCAGTTTTACCGCTAGAGGGAGCAAAGCCTTTTCGTTTCCTTTTTCTCAAGTCGAGAGTTAATTCTGTTGAGTCAGACAGTACTCTCATATTATGGTACCTCCTGAACCAATAAGTAAGTAAGTAGAATCATAAGTAAGTTGATGGTTTGTGGTCTGTGTCTCTTCAcaaaatatctaagaaaataatctcttaactaattacaactaaaagaaatttttatatctgtatgtgggtgtgtatatacacatagaaCTATGTAGAAGTAATGACACCCCAATAGCAACaagcacacctagcacccagatcttggtttctaaataccattctccaataaaagaagGCAAGACTCCTTGCAGAATTGGTTGATTCTGGGGCTAGGGCAGAAAAATACAACGTGAGCTTAAATATTTCGATACCATACAGGGCAAACACAGTTCAGAAAATTATGACTGCATGTCTAAACACTTGAGTCAACTTGAAGGAACTCCTAATAGCCAAAACTGGGCCCTTCTGGACCAAATACATAATGTAATCATGGATCCAAGTGATATAAACAATTGAATGGATAAGGGATAAGAAACATCTCTTATTACAGTATAAttccaaataataaaagaaggaataatggaaatacaacatCACCATTAGGAGAACACCACAGTAGTTATTACTGGCAAGAACCATCAATAATTGCTCAAATCAGTGGGTGAAAGCTTGATAAGAAACAGGATATATCTCAAAGTAACACCCTATATGACACTAATCATAAAGGGAAAAGCTGTAGGTTTTTAATGGAGAAACCTGGATACCACCTttaccaagtgatcaaagttaatcTTACCAGTTACAGGACACGTCAGTTTTCTTTACCTCCTGGTATGATGCGCTGAGAAGAACCCAATATCACTTCTGTGCTATCTTTGCCAGTATACATAATCTCAGCCTAAATCCTGAGGAATCATAAGACTCATCCAGATTGAAGGACATTGTAAGAAATGACTAGCTAGTAGTCATCAAACTGACATGAAAGACTGAAAAAACTGTTAGACATTGGAGGAGatgaagacatgaaaacaaactGCAATGTCAGATCCTGGATTAgaccagaaaggaaaagacatcaGTGGGAAAACTGAAATACAAATGAGGTCTCAGGATTACTTAATAGTTTTGTATTAAACAGTAACTAGTAACTGTTAGTAACTAGTAGTAATTTCCATGTTTTCATTattgtactgtggttatataaGATGTCAATATTAGAGAAAGCTGAGTGAAGGGTATAAGTGAActcttatttcaaaacaaaaagcttaaaaaccaaactgaaattaagaaccaggaaatatttaaatagtacTTTCCATATGCTCAgcactaagtgctttacatatattatctcaataTAACCCTTGTCATAACTGTGTGAGAAAGGTgctatattatcttttttttagatgaggaaattgaggccaaaaaaagtttaagtcaattgcccaaagtcacataccTCTATCGTAAACAATAGTAACAACcatgtactgagcacctattatgaaATTTTGTGTATacaatattccatttttaatggTAAAGATAAAATTGAGTCTCAGAGACTTAACAACATGtcaagatcatacagctagtaagtagtagagCCAAGATTTAAATGCAGGTCTGTGCTCAttaatgcaacaaatatttactaagcactgctgtgtgccaggtagtGTGTTGGGTGGTGGAAATGCAGAGACCAAGGCAGATGAAGGACCTGTCCTCAGGGAACCCCCAAGCCTCTGTGCTTCCCACAATTTTAATAATGCAGCTATCATCTTACAGCTCAGATCTGACCCACAACTTCTTAGTACTTAGCCTCCACCCATCCATACATGCTTTGTCCCTGACCTGGCTTTCTAATATTAGGGTTATCCACACGAAACAGTAGACCCACCGTTTATTCCATAAAATACAGCTTGACAGCAGCCATGCAGCACTTCTAAGTGAGGACTCCTGCTTGCAGAACCACAAATGGAAGCTCTTCTAGCTGGATCAAAGCCCTTTACTCCTATTTCAAATAACTGGCTTTGTCACGAGGTGCCTAGCTCGTCCCTCCAGTCCACTGCCTCCCATGGACTATGTGCACGTAAAGATTCAAGATGGCTTTCCTGAGCCTTGAGGCTTGCTTGATATTGGCAAATCAGAAAGTGAGAGGAACAAAATCTGGCCATCTGGTGAGAGTCTATTTCTAACCATtctttctgccttctccccatctatgataaaaattCCTTCCTGAACACTGAGTTCTGTGAGCAACAAAAGCCACCAGCCTATTTAGGCTTTTCTGAGATTGCTTATTCTAAAACCTCTGGACATGAGTGGATGCAACTCTTGGAACAGTCACTGATATATAATTTTACCCTACAACAGAGATCACACAATCTATAGGTGTTACTTAGCAGTGAAGCATTAGGCACAGGAATATCCAGTCAGAAGTGGGAAGTCCAGTCCATGAATTACAGATCCCTTTATCTTTCCCTTCCTTAGCCCCTCTAGATTCTGTAAGTTTCTACATGTTGCCATCCAAGTGCAGCTCTGGATAGTAGAGTCACCTCTGAAGAACATGGGCTTTAGCAAGCCTGTGTTGTGTGAGGACCCATTCTTTGGCCCAGCCTCCAAAGGTACACTACACTGTAGCATTAATGTTTCTCCTTTAAACTTCTTTTTGCAAGTTCTGATAGCCAGGTCATTCTCTTGGATCCCTGCGTCCAAGCCCTACACTGCACTCAGCAACCTGATTGCCTGCCTTGAGCACCTACCTAGGACTTCCGGGGCTAAAAGTTTTATATGACTCTTCCTCCTTGGGTCTTGCTCATTGACCCTTGGCTCCTTGCTGCCTGACAGTAtgttctgtctgtcctttgcCCTGCTGCCTATTGTTAGACATAGTTGATACAGGTGCTCCATCTACCTGGCTCTGCAACTTGCTGGGGACTACCCAAGTCAGTTATCCTGATATTGGCCATCTCCTATCACCAATAGATACTTACTCATAGATTTCAAGCTTAAATGACTGAGAATAATGATGGTGTTATGAACAGTAAAGTCAGGAGAAAAAAAGGTGAGGATATGTGTTGGAAATGGTACAACTGTTAAAAGCAAAACAAGGCAATGAGGAATGGAGTTTTAAGTGTGAAGCTTTTTATTGAAGCTGTGAGAATAAATGAATCCAAGAGACCGTAGTTCAAACCAAATATTCAATCGTTCCACAGACAACATGTAAATCATGGCCTGTAGAGATCCATCTAGGCTTGATGATCAGGTTTGCCCCTCAGCTGGTTTGCATCAGTACAGATTACTGGGTACCCATTCTGATGGGGTGGGCATCTGTACTGGCTGGTCTGTGCCCTTGCCACAGTGATGAAGTAGGTGAGGTAATACCCCTAGGTTTATCAAATAGAATGTAGTGGTAGTATTATACTAAAGAGATACTGAATTAACACTGAAACCATCTTTCAAAATCTGCTAATAGTTGATTGATGTTCTATGGCCCACAAACACTCCCAAAAGTAAGAGTGAGAAGTAGAATTACCAGTTGTATAGAACAGCATGTCtctaagttaaaaatagaatgactGGCTGGGCCCTGAACTTCCTACAAGTGAGATGGTCTTAAACTGTACTCTTAAATCATGTGTAACTCTTGAATGCTTCATCTAATGCTATTTTGACTGGGATACCAGAAATgggtactttttaaataaaattagaaattcccATTTGATGAAAACTGTTAAGAAATATGGCTCTTCAATTAACCTGACACTTCTGAAGGCCAAGATGGCTGTGAACATGTTGTTATTGGGCCAGAATATTACTTGAGTTCAGTCTCACAAAAACCTGttggtttttttattttcctattttttaaagtttgtaagAAAGGACttcttaaaaactttaaaaaggaaaaaaaacccagcctTTTTGATTTCCAGATATCTAGCTGGAAAGAAGATTGTAGTTTCCTCCTCTTATAAAACAAATGTTGGACTAGGTCTAGATTTCCtagtctaatttctttttttaattagcaatGGTTGAATATCACCAAATGCCATTTCACCATGTATTGAGAGCATCAGTTGCTGCTTTAAAACCATCAATGGAATGGTCATTTTGGATCAGCCTTGCTAATTTTGGAGAGTTCTTACATTTCCAGGATAAAACCTACTTGGTTATGATGTATTTTTCTTAACATTCAATTAGGTTGTATTTGGCAGaaacttaatttttgaaaatggtttATATGTTACATTGTTTATGGGTCTATTTTGATACTACAGTAGGGGCGGAATATGAGTTGGAAGTGCTGCCAAACACAATCTTGTGTGCCTGACGCGCAGTGAGGCCAAATAAACCTAAACGTTGTAGTTTGGAGGAGAGAAAGGCGTATTACAAGGCCAAGCAAGAACAGGTagttcatgctcaaaagacctgaactcccagATGGTTCTTGgaagagttgttttttgttttttgtttttttaaagacaaaatttgGGGTGAAACCTGCAGGGTGTGGGACTTCTGACTGGATGGTACTCCAGGAATCCTGcactcagcctgaagttaccatcctccacctgcataggggccttagttcctgtagaagcACTCAAAGATACTGTTTATaatccttgaggaggaactagaaCTATGTTTTATTACTGTATTATTATTTCTTGacgcttttcctttgtttctgcattccctcacttcccgaATTGGtaaaatctgccctttggaactcaggaaaggtcTAAGAGGCAGAAGCCTTTctctacaaataagaaacaggggacacagaaagaaaagggggacacagaaagaaaagggggATGCAAAAAGGCTCTTGGGACCCCAGGGGGGGCCCCACAGAGTTCTGTTCAGTTTCAGAAgctgtatttgtgtgtgtgtgtgtgtgtgtgttttaatgccATGGAACAGTTAAATGACCTGACAAGTAAACACTCTTTAAAGGCTTCACAGAAATCACTCTTAAGGCTAAGTCTGAACACTGAGGGTAGTATATTTAACACTACTTCGATACCTTCTCAAACcagtttcagtaatttttctcaTGGATGATCACTTTTTCCAGACCTCAAATATTTGTATAGAAATTATACAAGATATCACATCTTTTAAAACAATCCCCTTCACCTCCCCACTAGCACTTATGAGTCTTTGTTACCATTTCTGCTCTTCAACACTTTGCAGGATGTATTTTCTGACTTACTCAAAAGACCCAGCCTTGTTTACGTTTACTGCAATCTTCAGTCTAATTTCAGTTTGGTATCTTATTTAACCCAATAATTATCTagagttttaaaattcaagtgttatttttttcgctttattgttttaatttctagtttcgCTGCACTGTCGTCAATATGACCACATGTTGTCTGTGTTTGGGGGGGGTGTACTCCTGAtcttgagatttttaaatttcttttttcatagttttactctttctttccttatttaacttcttgatttttctttaaaaactttatctACTTAAAGTGTTGAAGGTTTTCTCTTGAATCCTTGGCGTTCTGACATCATCTCAGAATTTTTGTACTCTGTTCCAGGAGACATTCTTGACCTTATCTTTCAAGTTATTCTTTCTTCAGCCACATCCACATTAGGCTTTTAACTTAATTTACTTtgggtagctttttttttttttttagtttctgatTAATTTTATGGTTCCTCTCTGTTATTTATGGCTATGATGCATTTGTACATATCCTGAAGATAATTAAGTTCTGTTCCCTTTGATCTATCCTGTTCTTGTCTTACTGCTACTTGAGGCTAACATCATCACCTCCCTCCTCCAGAAACACAAATTCCAGTTCAAAAATATGGAGCATTTCCTTAAGTTTGGGGAAACAGAAGGGAGTTATGTTGCAAACTGAATAGGGGAGTTTTCTAAAACTCCTTAAGAATATTTTACCCCTAGTGGATACCTATTCTATGctccatacacacacagaatacacagacacacacttttCCAGTCATCCTGGGCTTGGCTTTACTGTTTGTCTTTATCCTCTGCTTATAGGGTCCACACTAAGAACCATACCTTCTCTCCAAGCTGAGCTCATACATGAATATACTTGCTTAAAGAACTGTTTTCTCTACTTAGCCCAGCCAACCCCTCTGAACAGTAGGGGAGGGGGTTTGTTAGAGTGAAGACAGAGCATGAAGAGTTTGTTACTGGCAGCCCCTCTATCTCCTTAATTATACCACCCCTAGTACTGATCTGTGGAACtgttctttctgtgtttgtgtttgtcCAGGCTTGGAAAAAGCCACCTTTACGTGTACAGGAGCTTTCTCCTGTAACTGTTTTAGGATACTGACTCTCGTTTCTCCACTGCCATTAACATTATTCCACCTTCACTATTGTCTAGAAATCCAGTGTCTGGTGATACTCATTTCCATCTTCCAGTGCTatttatactttctttcttttctttttatttgttttgttttgttactgaaCCCAGATTTGGCTGCTTGCCGCTTGAAAGCCAATACTAGAGACAAGTGTTTGttggaaaggaaaggttgctttgTACAGGAGGCTAGCAACCTGGGGAGGAGGTGAACTCATGTCCAAGAACCAACTCCAAAGATTGTGCTcaaccatgaaagtttttaaaggaagaatcaTTTGGGGAGGGGGGTCAGAGTCTTTATCTtccactgtgtgcagactttcttctgattggttggtggtgaggtagcagggtggtgaggtagcagggtggtgttccaggacTCCTgcgctcagcctgaagttaccatcttcAACCTGGATGGGAGCTTTAGTTCCTTAGGAAGAACTCaaagattgttatgtatatcgcttgaggaggaaccaggacttGCCCCttgctgcactattgtttcttgacaacccctcctttgtttctgcactccctgcattccctcccttccctgatatTCAACTGTTTGAATGTGCCCTTTGGAACTCCGGGAAGGtcaagcctatttcctacaaatgAGAAACAGGACATtaaatgaagcctatttcctacaaataagaaatgggacacagaaaggatttgtacctgggagggccccacaAGGTCCTGCTCAGCTTCGatcccccttttcttttcttttttttttttttttttttaagaagttgaatattttattattaaactgtTTCTTATTTTCCTGCAAGGCTGTTGCTTCACTGTATAGAAGTAGCACCAGCAAACACAGTATATTTTGCAAAATTAAGAGAGTAACGTTCTTCACTGGACACTATACAACTCACAAACTTTCCTCCACTGCCATTTATTTCCAGTGGCAAGTTCATTGAGTATTTTGACCCAAATCCAGGGATGGCTGTAAGCaagttacaatattatataaggtTAAGATAACAATGTTATCCTtgaattacataatttttataactcGTTTTACCACAGATAATTTCAGGAATTCTGAGTATTATAACTGGAGACTAGCCTAAAAATCACAGGCTGTTGTGAAAAAGATGCATAGTGTTTATGTGCAATCATTAGGAAGTTAAGGGGTATTTTCTTCAGGCAACATTGTTGAAAGTAGTTTCTTTTGCtaaaagttgctttttaaaaatctatccacCACTAATTTAAGACAACTATACTAGATTAAGTTGTTTCAAACTAGTTTATTTAGGGGTTCCATTTTCACTCCTCAATAGACTTTATGTATTTCTCATATGCTTCTTCACTCATTAGTTCATCTAGTTCTGAAGGGTTACTGAGTGTCATCTTGATCAGCCAACCATCTTCATAACAAGATTTGTTGACAAGTCCTGGATTTTCTGCTAGAGCTTCATTAATTTCAGTTACTTCTCCTGATAGAGGAAAATAGAGCTCACTAGCAACTTTCACACTTTCCAAAGCACCAAATTCCTCGTTTGTTCAATTTTGTCCCAGCTTCAGGCAGACTACAGTAAACAACATCTCCCAAAGCTTCCTGTGCAAAATTGCTGATTCCCACTGTTCCAACACCGTTTTCTGTTGTTACCCATTCGTGTTTGTCTGTGAATTTACGACCCGACAGCAGAACGGGACCGGTGCGCAGCGCCCGGACGGCGCCCGCCCGCAGTCCCCAGGGCCGCGGCGGGCAGGGCGCGTTGGGCGCAGAGATGGCGCGCAGGCTGCAGACCGCGGCCCGCACGCTCCGCGCCACTCGCAGCGCCATGTTCGCAGGGGTGTAGAGGGTCTCCGCGCAGCATCTAGAGCACCCCCGGCTGGAGGggcccccttttctttgatactcctcaatcctgaggggacagagacaggacaagaaacagaataaagttttggatataGAGGTTAATCATAAGCTCAGCAGGGGGACTCAATTTTACCTAGAGGGTTCAAGTCTCTTGCACATTCAGAACTGATGTCAAGAAAAGAGatttcctttcatcatttaaCATTATTTGACTCATTTCTTTAGGGTTCTGCACCCAACTCCAATGTGTGGAGAGAAGGTTTTCTCCCATCACCAACAATTTTGACACTGATggatgtcctacaatttaactcgaTTCTGACACTATTTCCCTGGaaatagcatcagattccacaggttgtTTCAGTCCTAGAAGACTGTACACACCCCAtgcctccaccccccacctccactaACACACACTTCAGACATGCCGCCTGCAAGCCCAGATTATCACCCAAAGCTTGTGGTTTGGATTACCATGCCATCATTTGCCAAAACCTTGATTATTTTACATGAACCTTGACAAAGAAAGGCTAGGAAATGGAAAAGACTAGAGACATTTGGCctgaaaatagaatagaaaaggtGGACAACTAAATTCATTGGTGTGGCATCTTCCAAAATGAAGTCTATGCATTGTTTCAACCATATACTTTGTTGAAATCCAATCAAACTTGTAATTATTAAGGGAAGTGCAATTCTAGGCACACAGGATGGGTCATGGCAACTTCAATAGGACCAAATTAAGTCCTACATGACATAAAAAGAATGTTGTCATAATTGGAATGAAACAAATGTCGGCTCCATTTCATTTGTACACATGCAGTACTGGGCAACTGTTATTCCAGAAATAAGGGCACAAGATAATGACCCCAAATGAAATGGAAGATCTAGCACTCGAAGAAAACTCTACTCTGGAGGAAACGATGGGTTGATGACAGTTGTACACATGTGAAGTAGTCCAGGCATGattcctttgtttccttccaGCTGGGGAAGGATTGAATATAGGAAGCCTTAATGCAGAAATTTAGTTTCTCTGCCCAAACATGAAGGCAACTTTTTCCCAATGTTTCCAACACAAGTTTTCAAAGAATGCAGGtgtttttatatcattatttatcTTTAGTATTTTGAATTGCCCAAATGTGGGGAATAGGAGGGATAGAAACACAACACAGGGAGTAAGAATCCATAGCTACACCAATCCCACTTCACTTCAGAAAGCATCCAAAAGTGCATAGTGACTGGTATTCTAACAACCAGTGACTGAAAATCCATCTTGGCTTCTGTGATGGTAGTTCATTCAATCacaatttattgaacacctgctgtgTACTAAGCACTGTGCTGACTTGGAGGGCTACACAGTTCAAGACAGGCCAGGGATCTGCCCTCGGCTTCTGTTAACAaatgcaacttttaaaaaaatcagcattcaTTGCTTTAGAGTAGACACAGGCAAGAGAGACCCTAGGCCAGGCCCTGTTACTTTAGGTGGCCTGGCTCTGGCTCCGGCTCCATTCCAGTCTCGCCCCTGCACACAGGGCCAGGAGACGACAAGCCCCATCTAGGCATCATTTTAAGTACCTGGTACCCAGAATGGCCTGCTCAAATGGTGAAATCCTAGGCTCAGAGTGGCCACAGGACAGCTATCTTCTGAGGTGTCTGGACAAAATCTGAATGTGTGGGTTGGAATATGTGCATCCATGTCTTTCTGTGGTAGAAGCAGCCCACCTCTCCCTGTACTACCTTGTTCTAGCAAAGAACCCCAGCAGCCTGAGAACTGTAAATTCCAGCCTGGCCTTCCACACTGTTACAGAGTTAGATGTGTCCAGGTAGGAGGATAGAACATATTTTAACAGTTTGTTGGTTTGAttgataacttttaaatatttagacaccTGGTATGTGAGTCCTGCAAACGTGAGGGGTGGGTTAGACCTTCAAAGCAGTGGGAGGTGAGGCTGAGAAGTGACACAACCAACCATTCTTCTCACCCCTGGGGGTTCCCCATGCCCCATCAAAGGGCTGCATGGATTCGATGTACTTCAAAGAACGCTTGTTCTCCACACAGTCTACTCCCCACCCTGGTCACCATTTGCAGAGCATAGCCACAGCATTCAACCACAGACTTCCAGTGTCCCGTAGAGAACTGGCTACAGCTGTTGGGCATTTTTCTTGCATT
It encodes the following:
- the LOC116749323 gene encoding LOW QUALITY PROTEIN: glycine cleavage system H protein, mitochondrial-like (The sequence of the model RefSeq protein was modified relative to this genomic sequence to represent the inferred CDS: inserted 2 bases in 1 codon) — encoded protein: MALRVARSVRAAVCSLRAISAPNAPCPPRPWGLRAGAVRALRTGPVLLSGRKFTDKHEWVTTENGVGTVGISNFAQEALGDVVYCSLPEAGTKLNKXEEFGALESVKVASELYFPLSGEVTEINEALAENPGLVNKSCYEDGWLIKMTLSNPSELDELMSEEAYEKYIKSIEE